One window of the Micromonas commoda chromosome 11, complete sequence genome contains the following:
- a CDS encoding predicted protein: MGIPANFGILFTIFPRARYGQGDSLGARIKNRRSEKPTIHVDPPRQSPPETQHTRADRARESDEALTERRNEVTTDSEPFIQKTMTSAEAAAEAPRVSDRAQTAGIEKSKDAPEFADADRDARTTPTSAHATGVKAREGQVESSDSDSNQDGERNGVKHGDEGRRHGEGAKKRDKGHESDGSGASGSLHPSDMRREGSSDDEDPPCPDEGEVKLSLEPDDLAGAKPSLRLDRDELAVIANTKEWSEEAKACLEEYRKKVDSGFNPFDDAFPLWRKEQFMAATTSPDPTRKETYAAINAAIMEEARKERERQTKANGASDVNDADANANVAVVTKPDADEDEACTLEEKLPGRLTGAHKGPDAAPVVAPASDDPFLAAAASAAAAHKGKRNSRSLMLGRRWYDSSLYPTPGGAAKPADSNKTDTTAANEPAPIADDGSKPPKNNGDGSQFRRPPKLILFPDGSMREVGEDGAAQQPAAAAAEDDGLTRINSGPRATPRDSANSENMQYTLPASHRGGPNQVRIAPQPAALTQHQQQHHQQQHHQQQMMNWYQRQPAQQYQPPVQYGWPAGAPHPYPPAQNPQQVQHAWQSYQSMASQHAMMSWMNAMWMNAMAATNAQQAQAEGEQPGSKKGKAVTFAKPSGSDGSDGGSGGSGGSGGSGGSGPSGGSGGSGGTRGSGSSGKDSTHKLDGAGDKADFRLPSVSSDDTRVGSAGGKAVPTKGPRSKRPNPNDKKAGGGSPVKRRRTGKVMSDAADCLQLLSEGAR; encoded by the exons ATGGGAATCCCAGCCAATTTCGGGATATTATTTACGATATTTCCACGTGCGAGATACGGCCAGGGCGATTCATTGGGCGCGAGAATCAAGAATCGGAGGTCTGAGAAGCCCACCATCCACgtcgatccgccgcgccaaTCGC CGCCGGAGACACAACACACGCGCGCCGACCGAGCGCGAGAGTCCGACGAAGCTCTGACGGAGCGGAGGAACGAGGTCACCACCGACTCCGAACCGTTCATCCAGAAGACGATGACttccgcggaggctgcggcggaggcgccccGCGTCTCCGACCGCGCCCAAACCGCCGGGATCGAAAAGAGCAAGGACGCGCCCGAattcgcggacgcggaccgGGACgcccggacgacgccgacgtccgcccACGCGACCGGCGTCAAGGCACGGGAGGGCCAGGTCGAGTCGAGCGACTCCGACAGCAACCAGGACGGCGAACGTAACGGCGTGAAGCACGGGGATGAGGGGCGCAggcacggcgagggcgcgaagaAG CGCGATAAAGGCCACGAGAGCGACGGAAgcggcgcgtccggctcGTTACACCCCTCCGAcatgcgccgcgagggatcctccgacgacgaggacccgCCGTGccccgacgagggcgaggtcaAGCTGTcgctcgagcccgacgatctcgccggcgccaagcCGAGTCTCCGGCTGgatcgcgacgagctcgccgtgaTCGCCAACACCAAGGAATGGAgcgaggaggccaaggcttGCCTGGAGGAGTACCGGAAGAAAGTCGATTCGGGCTTTAAccccttcgacgacgccttcccgCTGTGGCGCAAGGAGCAGTTCATGGCTGCGACCACCTCGCCCGACCCGACCAGGAAGGAGACGTACGCGGCCATCAACGCGGCCATCATGGAGGAGGCCAGGAAggaacgcgagcgccagACCAAGGCGAATGGGGCTTCCGACGTGAACGatgccgacgcgaacgccaacgtcgcggtcgtcaccaagccggacgcggacgaggacgaggcgtgCACGCTCGAGGAGAAGCTCCCGGGGCGACTCACCGGAGCGCACAAGGgaccggacgcggcgcccgtcgtcgcccccgcgagcgacgatcccttcctcgcggcggcggcgagcgcggcggcggcgcacaagGGTAAGCGTAACTCGAGATCCCTGATGTTGGGCAGGAGGTGGTACGATTCCAGCCTCTACCCGACCCCAGGCGGGGCGGCCAAGCCGGCTGATTCCAACAAGACGGatacgacggcggcgaacgagccgGCGCcaatcgccgacgacggatccAAACCGCCGAAGAACAACGGCGACGGTTCGCAGTTCAGGCGACCTCCCAAGCTCATACTGTTCCCCGACGGGTCCATGCGAgaggttggcgaggacggcgcggcgcagcagcccgccgccgccgccgccgaggatgacgGCCTCACCCGGATCAACagcggcccgcgcgcgacgcccaggGACAGCGCCAACTCGGAGAACATGCAGTACACGCTGCCCGCGTCGCACAGGGGCGGCCCAAACCAGGTTCGCATAGCGCCACAACCCGCCGCGCTGACGCAGCACCAGCAGCAACACCACCAGCAGCAACACCACCAGCAGCAGATGATGAACTGGTACCAGCGACAACCCGCTCAACAGTACCAGCCACCGGTCCAGTACGGCTGGCCCGCGGGTGCCCCGCACCCGTATCCGCCTGCTCAGAACCCGCAGCAGGTGCAGCACGCGTGGCAGAGCTATcagtcgatggcgtcgcagCACGCCATGATGAGCTGGATGAACGCCATGTGGATGAACGCCATGGCAGCCACGAACGCCCAGCAGGCGCAGGCTGAGGGTGAGCAGCCGGGTTCGAAGAAGGGAAAGGCTGTGACGTTTGCCAAGCCGTCCGGCTCCGACGGgtccgacggcggctcggggGGTTCCGGCGGCTCGGGAGGCTCGGGCGGCTCCGGGCCATCGGGCGGCTCCGGGGGATctggcgggacgcgcgggtcggggtcATCGGGCAAGGATTCCACGCATaagctcgacggcgcgggtgacAAGGCTGACTTTCGCCTGCCCAGCGTCAGCTCTGACGACACGCGCGTCGGATCCGCGGGGGGCAAGGCGGTGCCCACGAAGGGACCGCGCAGCAAGAGGCCCAACCCGAACGATAAGAAGGCAGGCGGCGGGAGCCCGgtgaagaggaggaggacgggaaAGGTGATGTCCGACGCGGCCGACTGCCTGCAGCTCCTGAGCGAGGGTGCCAGGTGA
- a CDS encoding predicted protein produces the protein MADMKRPSSVTVSDEPTDGPTTPESKAPPKPSKEWAEPDHPGPLFIAKPRTPNGSFASDTVGVYQRVHYPNELPYVEKATPAAEGPDYPWLTSFQRKQMGIEDHEGIEIKGRRNPSGGFFSTSDVASKVK, from the exons ATGGCCGACATGAAACGTCCATCGAGTGTAACCGTGTCGGATGAGCCCACG GATGGCCCCACGACCCCAGAATCAAAGGCCCCTCCAAAGCCCTCAAAGGAATGGGCCGAGCCTGACCACCCAGGCCCGCTGTTCATCGCTAAACCCCGGACCCCGAACGGCTCCTTCGCGTCCGATACCGTCGGAGTGTACCAAAGAGTACACTATCCCAACGAGCTGCCCTACGTGGAGAAAGCCACCCCCGCTGCTGAAGGTCCAGATTACCCCTGGCTGACGTCTTTCCAGCGCAAACAGATGGGCATAGAGGACCACGAAGGTATTGAGATCAAAGGACGAAGGAACCCGAGCGGAGGATTCTTCAGTACCTCGGACGTAGCCAGCAAGGTTAAGTAA
- a CDS encoding predicted protein — translation MSFHLLPHLLAGPIVDETASHGIVGTDAAALKIRHGLNDDQADAVARALIAVDEAGKAFATPSLTVSPVRLIHGPFGSGKTSTLAAFIVSAAERLGESKSNARILVSAHTNVAVDRVLNALKLRGFTDFIRVGALRRIDHSILPHSLHLADRKRSGDADLMEMLKEAKTEAERRLLAAELAATKAGAADKRARALSKVRVVGTTTASCGNAALEGMTFDVVVLDECSQMTEPSSMLAMSRFGCRALVAVGDPKQLPPVLDSKDSVDDGSLNPLAKGIFVRLRDAGHSATLLRTQYRLHPTLSQTPNNCFYDGKLMDGCTPADRRALVTVGYDGPPLSPLVWIDSGSRDVTQERGSKYSPGEARFAALIAARIVELGVPAGEVGVITLYKAQERAIVNNLAGIMSREAVREVIEDDDRAGEDDGVIKVSTVDAFQGQEKDVVVLSLCGVNGGSVFVTPERVNVALTRARRHLIVLGDSKAPGVSKHPAWGSCLK, via the exons ATGTCTTTCCACCTCCTGCCgcacctcctcgcgggcCCTATCGTTGACGAGACCGCGAGCCATGGCATCGTTGgcacggacgccgcggcgctaAAGATTCGACACGGGCTCAACGACGAccaggcggacgcggtggctcgAGCGCTGATtgcggtggacgaggcggggaAGGCGTTtgcgacgccgtcgctcaCCGTGAGCCCGGTGCGACTGATCCACGGACCTTTTGGCAGCGGTAAGACCAGCACGCTCGCCGCTTtcatcgtctccgcggcggaaaGACTCGGCGAGTCAAagtcgaacgcgcggatTCTGGTTTCCGCGCACACTaacgtcgccgtggaccgCGTGCTGAATGCCCTCAAGCTAAGGGGCTTCACGGATTTCATCCGCGTGGGAGCCCTGCGAAGGATCGACCACTCGATCCTGCCCCACTCGCTGCACCTGGCGGACAGGAAGCgatcgggcgacgcggat ctcatGGAGATGTTGAAGGAGGCGAAGACTGAGGCGGAACGCCGactgctcgccgcggagctcgcggcgacaaAGGCGGGTGCCGCGGATAAACGTGCCAGGGCCCTCTCCAAGGTACGGGTCGTCGGAaccaccaccgcgtcgtgcggtaacgccgcgctggagggtATGAccttcgacgtcgtggtGCTGGACGAGTGCTCGCAGATGACGGAGCCGTCGAGCATGCTCGCGATGTCCCGCTTCGGATGCCgagcgctcgtcgcggtgggcgaCCCGAAACAGCTCCCCCCCGTGCTCGACTCGAAGGattccgtcgacgacggctcgcTCAACCCGCTCGCGAAGGGGATCTTCGTTcggctgcgcgacgccggccaCAGCGCCACCCTACTCCGCACGCAGTACCGATTGCACCCGACGCTGAGTCAGACACCGAACAATTGCTTCTACGACGGTAAGCTGATGGACGGGTGCACTCCGGCAGAcaggcgcgcgctcgtgacTGTGGGATACGATGGCCCTCCGCTGTCTCCGTTGGTGTGGATAGATTCTGGGTCGAGGGACGTGACGCAAGAGCGTGGAAGCAAGTATTCTCCGGGAGaggcgcgcttcgccgctctgatcgccgcgcggattgtcgagctcggcgtgcccgccggcgaggttggTGTGATCACCCTTTACAAAGCGCAGGAGCGCGCCATCGTCAACAACCTCGCCGGGATCATGTCTCGCGAGGCCGTCAGAGAGGtgatcgaggacgacgaccgggCCGGGGAGGATGACGGCGTGATCAAGGTGAGTACCGTGGATGCGTTTCAGGGGCAGGagaaggacgtcgtcgtgctgTCGCTCTGCGGCGTCAACGGTGGGAGCGTGTTCGTGACGCCGGAACGCGTCAACGTCGCGCTcacccgcgcgaggaggcacCTGATCGTGCTCGGGGACTCTAAGGCGCCCGGCGTGTCCAAACACCCGGCGTGGGGCTCCTGCCTCAAG
- a CDS encoding predicted protein codes for AVKKGGYCMIRGMPCKLEICEVLPKATANGNKRLHIRGPNVFTGKPYEDTLNLTAGFHGIDVPVTIKAQYSLMDVDSDTGFLSLLTDSGDCKEDVGLVKNEDGSFDELGQEVISKFEAGEALKLTVLSILGKDVVI; via the coding sequence GCGGTGAAGAAGGGTGGGTATTGCATGATTCGGGGAATGCCCTGCAAGTTAGAGATATGCGAGGTGCTGCCGAAGGCCACGGCGAATGGGAATAAGCGACTTCACATACGCGGCCCAAACGTGTTCACCGGGAAGCCCTACGAGGATACGCTGAATCTTACAGCCGGGTTCCACGGCATAGACGTCCCGGTCACGATCAAGGCGCAGTATTCCCTCATGGACGTCGATTCGGACACGGGATTTCTCAGTCTGCTCACCGATTCGGGCGATTGCAAGGAGGATGTGGGGTTGGTGAAGAACGAGGACGGGAGCTTCGACGAGCTGGGTCAAGAGGTTATCAGCAAGTTTGAGGCTGGCGAGGCACTCAAGCTCACGGTGTTGTCCATCTTGGGGAAGGACGTAGTCATAG
- a CDS encoding predicted protein, whose protein sequence is KRQLVGVTPDRFEELVTQLKWRTFAEGDGEALYELGVGDDGEAHGLDDSAFTESIETLRKMASAIDCDCSVAHERRTRDGKRCATCLIRAKTSARQHKEIRITTLGNVDSGKSTMLGVLTRGGLDNGRGLARGGVFRHKHELESGRTSAISQQIIGFAPDGSVVNYHNPEVRETHQLTWTQIVSASSKVIHFSDLAGHERYLRTTMHGIAGVQPDFGMMCVDANRGGIVGMTKEHLSIMLGLKVPFFVVVTKIDMAAAENRNATIDALKKLLKKNKTPLLVKDERDVMTSVQNVAGGVITPIFQVSCVTGEGLDLVRTFLNHLPSRRSFAPLAGNEALVHLDDSFAVPGIGTVVAGLVVSGTIETKDELLLGPNGNGEFIPVAIKSSMNKRVPVDRVTCGSSGSWALKARKAGQHVHKDDVRKGMILCAPSLNPRACWQFQAEVVILSHPTTLKLGYAPILHCLTVRQCARIVKMEGKDVLRMGDRALVTFEWNHRPEFVKVGTRVIFREGRTKGVGVV, encoded by the coding sequence AAGCGCCAGTTGGTGGGCGTGACCCCGGATAGGTTCGAGGAATTAGTTACCCAGCTCAAATGGAGGACATTCGCCGAAGGTGATGGCGAGGCGCTGTACGAGTTAggcgtcggggacgacggaGAGGCCCACGGCCTGGACGATTCGGCGTTTACCGAGTCAATCGAAACTTTGCGGAAAATGGCGAGCGCCATCGACTGCGATTGCTCGGTGGCGCACGAGAGAaggacgcgcgacgggaaACGGTGCGCGACGTGCTTAATACGCGCGAAGACGAGCGCTCGCCAGCACAAGGAGATTCGCATCACGACCCTCGGGAACGTCGACTCGGGGAAGTCCACGATGCTCGGAGTATTGACGCGCGGTGGTTTGGACAACGGCAGAGGTTTGGCGAGAGGCGGCGTGTTCAGGCACAAGCACGAGCTCGAGTCCGGGCGCACGTCGGCGATATCGCAGCAGATAATCGGATTCGCCCCGGACGGCTCCGTCGTGAACTATCATAACCCGGAGGTTCGAGAAACTCATCAGCTCACCTGGACCCAGATTGTCTCGGCTTCCTCGAAGGTGATTCACTTCTCGGATCTCGCCGGTCATGAGCGGTACCTCCGCACCACGATGCACGGCATCGCGGGCGTTCAACCTGATTTCGGTATGATGTGCGTCGACGCTAACCGCGGAGGCATCGTTGGTATGACCAAGGAGCATCTGTCAATCATGCTCGGCCTCAAGGTTCCATTTTTTGTCGTCGTGACCAAGATTGAtatggccgccgccgagaaccGAAACGCCACCATCGACGCCCTAAAGAAGCTTCTGAAGAAGAACAAGACACCGCTACTGGTGAAAGACGAGCGCGATGTGATGACGTCCGTGCAgaacgtcgcgggcggggtcATAACCCCAATATTTCAAGTGTCATGTGTTACGGGCGAGGGCCTGGACCTGGTTCGAACCTTCCTGAACCAcctcccgtcgcggcgaagcttcgcgcccctcgcgggtAACGAGGCTCTGGTGCATCTGGATGACTCATTTGCAGTCCCAGGTATCGGTACAGTCGTCGCCGGTCTCGTCGTCAGCGGGACGATCGAGACGAAGGATGAACTGCTGCTCGGCCCCAACGGCAACGGCGAGTTCATCCCGGTCGCGATCAAGAGCAGCATGAACAAGCGGGTGCCCGTGGACCGCGTGACGTGCGGGTCTTCCGGATCGtgggcgctcaaggcgcgtAAAGCCGGGCAGCACGTTCACAAAGACGACGTTCGTAAGGGGATGATTTTGTGTGCGCCCTCCCTGAACCCGCGCGCCTGCTGGCAGTTCCAGGCTGAGGTTGTCATTTTGTCCCACCCGACCACCTTAAAACTGGGGTACGCGCCCATCCTGCACTGTCTGACTGTGCGACAGTGCGCTAGAATCGTGAAGATGGAGGGTAAGGACGTGCTCCGCATGGGCGATCGAGCGCTGGTGACGTTCGAGTGGAACCACAGGCCGGAGTTCGTCAAGGTTGGAACAAGGGTTATATTCAGAGAGGGAAGGACTAAGGGCGTAGGCGTGGTTAG
- a CDS encoding predicted protein yields the protein MIIVAILGARATEATLPAAGAASDAEKTRSEFSRRLQMAREGEPAREVDDYHYVFSADCKPYMEWQSVALYYSWVSAGAPGRFTRLLSCDDPNYPYVNSVPTHVTPLYTNIDPKDPYSAYNLPGSMMHWTQHNRTDRKWIIKLDADMIVRKPLSVTDGLEAEEGLVAAGIYGYLHGVDNEMAPMFVPADVVPRLAKVGGWEIFWASDLVKAAPLWFEYTKRVRQDPRAWWPFKGTGDVYITKESPRPWISEMYGYVFGTAMAGLRHNVEPSAQLYAGMAPWDQDSFDPFLIHYGLRIDIGDWNWDKHFELQGTAHRDKLNCELPYYPFPMVPKKHWPGSHHGTLFQPGQEEARRVEIVMELMLALNKGIRAWRHVHCGEPWPEGLSSKGLEHIVGEVTDDHAEHRAKGDGHEFERRRQHPREKSEAEMAHLEHVQAATKAKAGEDSASKESKPAPVVGGRRAGGGFKGRNVKDGMANMWLYFSFGWGLVLTVMARYLFCPPSAGKARRKGRSRRHEIPNRYYTS from the coding sequence atgatCATCGTGGCTATCTTGGGTGCGAGGGCGACTGAGGCGACGCTCCctgccgccggagccgcgtcggacgccgaGAAGACTAGGTCGGAGTTTTCGCGCAGATTGCAGATGGCGCGGGAAGGAGAgcccgcgagggaggtggaCGACTATCACTACGTCTTCTCCGCGGACTGCAAGCCATACATGGAGTGGCAGTCCGTCGCGCTCTACTACAGCTGGGTCTCCGCGGGTGCGCCAGGCCGGTTCACCCGGCTGCTCAGCTGCGACGACCCGAACTATCCCTACGTCAACTCCGTGCCGACGCACGTGACGCCGCTATACACCAACATAGACCCGAAGGACCCGTACTCGGCGTACAATCTTCCCGGGTCCATGATGCACTGGACCCAGCACAACCGCACCGACCGCAAGTGGATCATCAAGCTCGACGCTGACATGATCGTGCGCAAGCCCCTCAGCGTCACCGACGGGCTCGAAGCGGAGGAGGGcctggtcgccgcgggcataTACGGCTacctccacggcgtcgacaaCGAGATGGCGCCGATGTTCGtgcccgcggacgtcgtcccGAGGCTCGCAAAGGTCGGGGGTTGGGAGATCTTCTGGGCGAGCGACCTggtcaaggcggcgccgCTCTGGTTCGAGTACACCAAACGGGTGCGACAAGATCCCCGAGCGTGGTGGCCGTTCAAGGGCACCGGCGACGTGTACATCACCAAGGAGTCCCCGAGGCCGTGGATCAGCGAGATGTACGGGTACGTGTTCGGAACGGCCATGGCGGGTTTGCGGCACAACGTGGAACCGAGCGCGCAGCTTTACGCGGGTATGGCGCCGTGGGACCAGGACTCGTTCGATCCATTCCTGATTCACTACGGCCTGAGGATCGACATCGGCGACTGGAACTGGGACAAGCACTTCGAGCTGCAGGGCACCGCGCACAGGGACAAGCTCAACTGCGAGCTGCCTTACTACCCGTTCCCGATGGTCCCGAAGAAGCACTGGCCCGGGAGCCACCACGGCACACTGTTCCAACCGGGccaggaggaggcgcgcagGGTAGAGATCGTCATGGAGCTGATGTTGGCGCTCAACAAGGGCATACGCGCGTGGCGGCACGTGCACTGCGGCGAGCCGTGGCCGGAGGGTCTGTCCTCAAAGGGGCTGGAGCACATCGTGGGCGAGGTGACGGACGATCACGCGGAGCACCGAGCGAAGGGCGACGGCCACGAGTTtgaacgccgacgccaacaCCCGCGGGAGAAATCGGAGGCTGAGATGGCGCACCTCGAGCACGTGCAGGCTgcgacgaaggcgaaggcgggggAAGACTCGGCTTCGAAGGAGAGTaaacccgcgccggtcgTGGGCGGGCGAAGGGCGGGCGGTGGGTTCAAGGGAAGGAACGTGAAAGACGGCATGGCGAACATGTGGTTGTACTTTTCGTTCGGCTGGGGGTTGGTCCTGACTGTCATGGCCAGGTACCTGTTCtgcccgccgagcgccggcAAAGCGCGTCGCAAGGGTCGATCGAGGAGGCACGAGATTCCGAATCGTTATTACACTTCTTAG
- a CDS encoding predicted protein, which translates to MAQPTLTPVYHASGWYTDVCVCCNCCSKNGDDFVECDLCCAAVFCPCAVLNSNVKMLQTRTYHKPCDFECTKPCGIMACLTVTSGIIQTIGRATGVFLDLVNLGPLYSFQWRSALREKYGIAGDPCSDCICHFCCNPCVLCQEHIELRKRNGGTGGLPPHAVVMAQPYAGAWTQTYAPGGQVMPATAYGGPPGAGGPVPMYTATVAPQGPPTVFQQPGGGVAMATLSADQSEQPARPSADPYGQDPYGQQEPRRAGAYYPEYPSSGKAQGG; encoded by the coding sequence aTGGCTCAACCAACGCTCACTCCGGTGTACCATGCGTCGGGTTGGTACACGGACGTGTGCGTGTGTTGCAATTGCTGCTCGAAGAACGGGGACGACTTCGTGGAGTGCGACCTATGCTGCGCCGCGGTCTTCTGCCCGTGCGCGGTGCTGAACTCGAACGTGAAGATGTTGCAGACGCGCACGTACCACAAGCCGTGCGACTTCGAGTGCACCAAGCCGTGCGGCATCATGGCGTGCCTGACGGTGACGAGCGGGATCATACAGACTATCGGACGGGCGACCGGAGTGTTCCTCGACCTCGTGAACCTCGGCCCGCTGTACTCGTTTcagtggcgctcggcgctgcGAGAGAAGTACGGCATAGCCGGTGACCCGTGCTCCGACTGCATTTGCCACTTCTGCTGTAACCCGTGCGTCCTCTGCCAGGAGCACATCGAGCTCAGGAAGCGCAACGGAGGGACCGGTGGGCTGCCCCCGCACGCGGTCGTCATGGCCCAGCCGTACGCCGGGGCGTGGACCCAGACGTACGCCCCGGGGGGGCAGGTgatgcccgcgacggcgtacgGCGGCCCACCCGGAGCGGGGGGACCGGTGCCGATGtacacggcgacggtggcgccgcaGGGGCCGCCGACGGTCTTCCAGCAGCCCGGAGGGGGCGTGGCAATGGCGACGCTGTCCGCGGACCAGAGCGAACAACCGGCGCGGCCGAGCGCGGATCCCTACGGGCAAGATCCCTACGGGCAGCAGGAGCCGCGGAGAGCCGGCGCCTACTACCCCGAATACCCGAGCTCCGGGAAGGCGCAGGGGGGGTAA
- the LHL gene encoding light harvesting like protein (CAB/ELIP/HLIP family also has similarity to PSBS. ChloroP predicts 42 aa cTP, target P predicts 28 aa MitochondrialTP...) — MATIATSSLTSRVRVAPGARALSPSAAAPFAAPRPRGSLVIRADGGSGINLGGFPYIIARKAGFDTSEGIAGFTPFAELFIGRTAMGGFATGIAQELITGDGILAQLGVRDLPNEQIFDFFVATLALSTVAGVWVTFRQLVAGEMSPKQFKRYQKFLGLTAKDEAARLNATREAQEKEIDGEYLATEFKAVAAAAIDGPGPSMSVDEELQLTPKQQADGSMAYLKSVELNNARWAMVGFAAAVVIEAKTGLSVFDQLVMWAKMTGADVSVLDSFRQLY; from the coding sequence ATGGCCACCATCGCCACCTCTTCCCTCACcagccgcgttcgcgtcgcccccggcgcgcgcgccctctcgccctccgcggcggcgcccttcgcggcgccccgcccccgcggttcCCTGGTCATCCGCGCGGACGGTGGCTCGGGAATCAACCTGGGCGGTTTCCCGTACATCATCGCCCGCAAGGCGGGCTTCGATACGAGTGAGGGCATCGCCGGGTTCACCCCGTTCGCCGAGCTATTCATCGGACGCACCGCGATGGGCGGCTTCGCGACGGGCATCGCGCAGGAGCTCATCACGGGCGACGGCATTCTCGCGCAGCTGGGCGTCAGGGACCTTCCCAACGAGCAGATCTTCGACTTTTTTgtcgccaccctcgcgctctccACCGTGGCGGGCGTGTGGGTCACCTTCCgccagctcgtcgcgggcgagatGTCGCCCAAGCAGTTCAAGAGGTACCAGAAATTCCTCGGGCTCACCGcgaaggacgaggcggcgcggctgaacgccacgcgcgaggcgcaggagAAGGAGATCGACGGCGAGTATCTCGCCACCGAGTTcaaagccgtcgccgccgccgccattgACGGACCGGGCCCCTCCAtgagcgtcgacgaggaaCTCCAGCTCACGCCCAAGCAGCAGGCGGACGGGTCCATGGCGTACCTCAAGTCGGTGGAGCTGAACAACGCGCGATGGGCCATGGTgggcttcgccgccgccgtcgtcattGAGGCGAAGACCGGCTTGTCCGTCTTCGACCAGCTCGTCATGTGGGCCAAGATGACTGGCGCGGACGTGTCCGTCCTTGACTCCTTCCGCCAGCTCTACTGA